The stretch of DNA AGGTGTTTGATATTTATTTGCTAACTCTTTAAAATTTATACTCATTATTATAATTATCCTATATTTAAAATCTTAATTTAAAATTTCATTAAATTTAAAAATAAAACTTTATTAAATTTTTTTATATTAAAAACAGTCAAAAAGTGTGAGATTTTGAGTGAAGTTCAAGGCGGAGTGTGAATTTTAAATAGGAGCTTACATAAAGTAAGTGAGTATTTAAAATTTACTCTCCAACGCAAGAATCAGCCAAAAGCTTACGCTTATTGGCTATTTTTCTCCGTTCCAAGCTATTGTTGGATGCCCCTCTTCGTCAAATTTCACAGCTGGCATACCCATAATATTATATCCACAATCAACATAATGAATTTCACCTGTTACAGCACTAGATAAATCTGAAAGTAAATACATACCAGAATTCCCAACTTCATCGATTGTTACATTTTTCTTTAATGGAGAGTGGGCTTCATTCCATTTTAGCATAAATCTAAAATCACTAATTCCTGCTGCTGCCAAAGTTTTAATTGGACCTGCACTAATAGCATTTACTCTAATCCCATCTCTTCCTAAATCTTCAGCTAAATATTTAGTTGTCATTTCTAAAGCTGCTTTTGCAACACCCATTAAATTATAATTTGGAATATATTTTACTCCACCATAATAAGTTAATGTTAAAATTGAAGAATTATCAGATAATAAAGGTTTTAACT from Arcobacter suis CECT 7833 encodes:
- the fabI gene encoding enoyl-ACP reductase FabI, coding for MFMKGKKGVILGVANNKSIAYGIAKACADQGAQIAFTYLNDSLKKRVEPIAAEFGSEALVYPCDVSNPEEIKALKISLEKDLGQIDFIVHSIAFAPKEGLSGRFYDISKSAFDIAMDVSVYSLIEVVRELKPLLSDNSSILTLTYYGGVKYIPNYNLMGVAKAALEMTTKYLAEDLGRDGIRVNAISAGPIKTLAAAGISDFRFMLKWNEAHSPLKKNVTIDEVGNSGMYLLSDLSSAVTGEIHYVDCGYNIMGMPAVKFDEEGHPTIAWNGEK